In Lewinellaceae bacterium, a single window of DNA contains:
- a CDS encoding DUF262 domain-containing protein: MMGEGKHTVNAYSIFDIARWQTELQENLSDAQQPSPKELITLPTLQRGFVWKPYQMEALWDSILRGYPIGALLLSKSGNGKDLLDGQQRCTTIALGFQDPFEEVKDILNLKENVPSIWMDLQPLERNKYGLRFGVRVLTRSHPWGYQLADHRRPIPTSQREKALEYLRKRQGPPKCGFSEITSEFRTPWDAYFPVPLFMLLKANNSTFEIWRDELRERMSSLLAGIETRYGEVSYSEVEESWLCNTYHAVLSAKELLLPEILVNKEAMTEDDNLSESEKDATLFIRLNAEGTRITGQELIYSMLKAVFPEAKKLVEEIDLRFIAPSKLVNLFIRLVLIRQDSSLAYQREVPLNRFRNHLKDDSFKEALKKLIESPQAKSLTERANVILSNHALGLPKIFIREMISGIPDLLLVLLVYLDKNEKVNDEEKAAIRSSFLHVFLLGRKKDRVAAELFEILANGQFSSWGQAMKSVVEQKPELILHLLKPEDFEVMLLDKVMPQYIEHQYHFNDLNLIRQILKESGSIRKKFVLNRLQENPDTEEILEQEISQAAEYWVDLSSRLFWNKQLLVISQRQYFNQEFREYMEFEGIEDTNRPWDWDHIYPNSWVSGKHHVSNLVRWLVNTNGNFRALSFNANRSESNHQSPRRRFQGDEEEKKAYRIDSFINESDLEHWLELSETERKLKSENREKVAHFVKAVFKRVNNIYRDCYTVITETSEVKYHP; the protein is encoded by the coding sequence ATGATGGGGGAAGGGAAGCATACCGTAAACGCTTACAGTATATTCGACATTGCAAGATGGCAAACGGAGCTACAGGAAAATCTGTCAGATGCGCAGCAACCCAGTCCGAAGGAGTTGATTACCCTGCCTACCCTTCAACGTGGTTTTGTATGGAAACCATATCAAATGGAGGCTCTCTGGGACTCGATCTTGCGAGGTTATCCTATTGGGGCCTTGCTGCTTTCAAAATCAGGTAACGGAAAAGACCTGCTGGATGGACAACAGCGCTGCACTACCATTGCGCTGGGGTTTCAGGATCCTTTTGAGGAAGTGAAAGATATCTTGAATTTGAAGGAGAATGTACCATCCATTTGGATGGACCTTCAACCGCTTGAGCGTAACAAGTACGGTTTGAGATTTGGAGTGCGGGTGCTTACGCGTTCCCACCCGTGGGGTTATCAGTTGGCGGATCACCGCAGACCGATACCTACCAGCCAGCGTGAAAAAGCACTTGAATATCTGAGGAAACGGCAGGGCCCCCCAAAGTGTGGCTTTTCAGAGATAACCAGCGAATTCAGAACACCATGGGATGCGTATTTTCCCGTTCCCTTATTCATGCTGCTCAAAGCGAACAACAGCACGTTCGAGATATGGCGCGATGAATTGCGGGAGCGTATGTCCTCACTTTTGGCTGGCATTGAGACCAGGTATGGTGAGGTTTCCTACAGCGAAGTGGAGGAGTCATGGTTGTGTAATACCTATCATGCGGTTCTCTCGGCAAAAGAGCTGCTACTGCCTGAGATACTCGTAAACAAAGAGGCGATGACTGAGGATGACAATCTATCCGAAAGTGAGAAAGATGCCACCTTATTCATACGATTGAATGCGGAGGGAACCCGTATTACCGGACAGGAACTGATCTATTCGATGCTTAAAGCAGTATTTCCTGAAGCCAAGAAGCTAGTGGAGGAGATCGATCTACGGTTCATTGCTCCGAGTAAATTGGTCAACTTGTTCATCCGTTTGGTACTTATTCGTCAAGACTCCAGCCTGGCCTACCAACGGGAAGTGCCGCTAAACAGATTTCGTAACCATTTGAAAGATGATTCATTCAAGGAAGCTTTGAAGAAGCTGATCGAGAGCCCTCAGGCGAAATCCCTGACCGAGCGGGCCAACGTCATCCTTTCCAATCACGCTCTTGGCTTGCCTAAGATCTTCATCAGGGAAATGATCTCCGGTATTCCGGACCTTTTGCTGGTTCTCTTAGTTTATCTGGATAAGAATGAGAAAGTGAATGATGAAGAAAAGGCGGCTATTCGCAGTTCTTTTCTGCATGTTTTCCTGTTGGGCCGCAAGAAGGATCGTGTTGCAGCAGAGCTCTTCGAGATTTTGGCGAATGGGCAATTCAGCTCCTGGGGGCAGGCTATGAAAAGTGTCGTAGAACAGAAACCGGAGCTGATTCTTCACCTGCTGAAGCCAGAAGACTTTGAAGTAATGTTGCTGGATAAGGTGATGCCACAATATATCGAGCATCAATATCATTTCAACGACCTAAATTTGATCCGACAAATCCTTAAAGAGAGCGGGAGTATTAGAAAAAAGTTTGTCTTGAATCGATTGCAAGAAAATCCGGACACGGAAGAAATTTTGGAGCAAGAGATAAGCCAGGCAGCCGAGTATTGGGTAGACTTAAGCAGTAGACTCTTCTGGAACAAACAACTTCTCGTCATTAGTCAGAGGCAATACTTCAATCAAGAGTTTAGGGAGTACATGGAATTTGAGGGTATTGAGGACACCAATCGCCCTTGGGATTGGGATCATATTTACCCGAATAGCTGGGTAAGCGGAAAACATCATGTGTCGAATTTGGTACGCTGGTTAGTGAATACCAACGGTAATTTTCGTGCCCTTTCTTTTAACGCGAACAGAAGCGAGAGCAATCATCAATCTCCTAGAAGGCGTTTCCAAGGTGATGAAGAAGAAAAGAAGGCGTACAGGATTGACAGTTTCATCAACGAAAGTGATCTTGAGCATTGGCTGGAGTTGTCCGAAACAGAAAGAAAATTGAAGAGTGAGAACCGCGAGAAAGTAGCTCATTTCGTAAAAGCAGTATTCAAAAGGGTCAACAATATTTATCGTGATTGCTATACGGTGATCACTGAAACATCCGAAGTAAAATACCACCCATGA
- a CDS encoding HsdR family type I site-specific deoxyribonuclease translates to MSKVGQTERHTQNRVIRLFQQKLGYRYLGNWEKRAGNRNIEEGILREYLKKHYTNNLINKALHKLNQAANDQGKKPYYVNQEVYTLLRYGVNVLPEIGKNKATVWLIDWDNPEHNDFAVAEEVAVKGVRDKRPDLVLYVNGIALGVIELKRSTVSILEGIRQNLDNQTNQFIRPFFSSIQLVMAGNDHEGLAYGAIETKEKYYLRWKEANEKDNPNDAYLLQLNEPIRKLAATVEHRLDKNIIQMLNKERFLELIHDFIVYDRGVKKICRHNQYFGVKAAQEHVRTREGGIVWHTQGSGKSLTMVWLTKWIRENVGHARVLVITDRTELDEQIEKVYKGVDEQIYRAGSSKDLADKLNATSPWLLCSLVHKFGGKEEVSEKDVDNYLDSLKSNLPTDFRAKGDIYVFVDECHRTQSGKLHQGMKALLPDALFIGFTGTPLLKKDKKASLEVFGKYIHTYKYDQAVKDEVVLDLRYEARDVEQKLNSREKIDEWFELKTRGLTDYAKAELKQRWGNLKKLFSAKSRLEKIVMDIILDMEKKERLRNGRGNAMLVSDSVYNACRYYELFQNAGLKQCAIITSYTPSHRDIKGEETGEGRTEQLIKYDIYKKMLGQYFHEDPETAVNKVEQFEKEVKKMFVEDPAQMKLLIVVDKLLTGFDAPSATYLYIDKSMKDHGLFQAICRVNRLDGEDKEYGFIIDYKDLFKSLDKAVKNYTSEAFDAYDVEDVAGLLEDRLKKGKERLDDALEAVKALCEPVEPPREQLQYQRYFVGNPEDREAVKDTEPQRRSLYKAVSQLVRAYANVADDMEEAGYHPATAQRIFEEVKFYKNLKQEVLIASNEYIDLKRYEPGMRQLIDYYIGAEESRTLSTFEDLGLIELIVEKGETAIDDLPPNMRKDKTAMAETIESNLRKVIIEERPSNPAYYEKMSVLLDELIQLRKEKAIAYEQYLKRVVELAGKTKKPGAGSPDYPSAINTGARRALYDNLYRNEKLTVALDEAVRYTKKDAWRKNKFRKKEVQFKVEEVLNEHGIHAPEEVERIFNLIVQRKEY, encoded by the coding sequence ATGAGCAAAGTCGGCCAAACCGAACGCCACACCCAAAACCGCGTCATCCGGCTTTTCCAGCAAAAGCTCGGCTACCGCTACCTCGGCAACTGGGAAAAGCGGGCCGGCAACCGCAACATTGAAGAAGGTATCCTGAGGGAGTACCTGAAAAAGCACTACACTAACAATCTCATCAACAAAGCCCTGCACAAGCTCAATCAGGCCGCCAACGACCAGGGCAAAAAGCCGTACTACGTCAACCAGGAAGTATACACCCTGCTGCGCTACGGCGTCAACGTGCTTCCGGAGATCGGGAAAAACAAGGCCACCGTCTGGCTGATCGACTGGGACAATCCGGAGCACAACGACTTTGCCGTTGCCGAAGAGGTGGCAGTCAAGGGCGTCCGCGACAAGCGGCCCGACCTGGTGCTGTACGTCAACGGCATTGCCCTGGGCGTGATCGAGCTGAAGCGCAGCACGGTTTCCATCCTGGAGGGCATCCGGCAGAACCTGGACAACCAAACCAACCAGTTCATCCGGCCCTTCTTTTCCAGCATTCAATTGGTCATGGCCGGCAACGACCACGAGGGCCTCGCCTACGGCGCCATAGAGACCAAAGAAAAGTACTACCTGCGGTGGAAAGAAGCCAATGAAAAAGACAACCCCAACGATGCGTACCTGCTGCAGCTGAACGAACCCATCCGGAAGCTGGCGGCTACGGTGGAGCACCGCCTCGACAAGAACATCATACAGATGCTCAACAAGGAGCGGTTCCTGGAACTGATCCACGATTTTATCGTCTACGACCGGGGCGTCAAGAAGATCTGCCGCCACAACCAGTACTTCGGCGTCAAGGCGGCGCAGGAGCACGTCCGGACGCGGGAAGGGGGCATCGTCTGGCATACCCAGGGCAGCGGCAAGAGCCTGACCATGGTATGGCTCACCAAGTGGATCCGCGAAAATGTGGGCCACGCCCGGGTGCTGGTCATTACGGACCGCACCGAGCTGGATGAACAAATTGAGAAAGTGTATAAGGGCGTAGATGAGCAAATTTACCGCGCCGGTAGCAGCAAGGATCTGGCCGACAAACTAAACGCTACCTCTCCCTGGCTGCTTTGTTCGCTGGTGCACAAATTCGGCGGCAAAGAGGAAGTCAGCGAAAAGGATGTCGACAACTACCTCGACAGCCTGAAGAGCAACCTGCCCACCGACTTCCGGGCGAAGGGAGACATTTACGTTTTCGTGGACGAGTGCCACCGTACGCAGAGCGGCAAGCTGCACCAGGGCATGAAGGCACTGTTGCCCGACGCCTTGTTCATCGGCTTTACCGGCACGCCACTGCTCAAAAAGGACAAGAAGGCCAGCCTGGAGGTCTTTGGAAAGTACATCCACACTTACAAATACGACCAGGCGGTAAAGGACGAGGTGGTGCTCGACCTGCGCTACGAGGCCAGGGATGTGGAGCAGAAACTCAACTCCCGGGAAAAGATAGACGAATGGTTTGAGTTGAAAACCAGAGGACTGACCGACTACGCTAAGGCGGAACTGAAGCAACGATGGGGCAACCTCAAAAAGCTGTTCAGCGCCAAATCCCGCCTGGAGAAGATCGTCATGGACATCATCCTGGACATGGAGAAGAAGGAACGCCTGCGCAACGGGCGCGGCAACGCCATGCTGGTGTCCGATAGCGTGTACAACGCCTGCCGCTACTACGAGCTGTTCCAGAATGCCGGGCTGAAGCAATGCGCCATCATCACCTCATACACTCCATCGCACCGGGACATCAAAGGCGAAGAAACCGGCGAAGGGCGCACCGAGCAGCTCATCAAGTACGACATCTACAAGAAGATGCTGGGGCAATACTTCCATGAGGATCCCGAAACAGCCGTCAATAAGGTGGAGCAATTCGAAAAGGAAGTCAAGAAGATGTTCGTCGAAGACCCGGCGCAGATGAAGCTGCTCATCGTGGTGGATAAGCTGCTGACCGGATTTGACGCGCCGTCCGCCACCTACCTCTACATCGACAAAAGCATGAAGGATCACGGCCTGTTCCAGGCCATCTGCCGGGTCAACCGCCTGGACGGGGAAGACAAAGAGTACGGATTCATCATCGACTATAAAGACCTGTTCAAAAGCCTGGACAAAGCCGTCAAAAATTATACCTCCGAAGCCTTCGACGCCTACGATGTGGAAGACGTGGCGGGCCTACTGGAAGACCGGCTGAAAAAAGGCAAAGAGCGGCTCGACGACGCCCTGGAGGCCGTCAAAGCCCTCTGCGAGCCGGTGGAGCCGCCCCGGGAGCAGCTCCAGTACCAGCGCTACTTCGTCGGCAACCCGGAGGACCGGGAAGCGGTCAAGGACACCGAACCCCAGCGGAGGAGCCTGTACAAGGCGGTGTCGCAGTTGGTAAGGGCTTACGCCAACGTTGCCGACGACATGGAGGAGGCAGGCTATCACCCGGCCACGGCACAGCGCATTTTCGAGGAGGTGAAATTCTACAAAAACCTGAAGCAGGAAGTCCTCATTGCCAGCAACGAATACATCGACCTGAAACGCTACGAGCCCGGCATGCGGCAGCTCATCGACTACTACATCGGCGCCGAGGAAAGCCGTACGCTTTCCACCTTCGAAGACCTCGGCCTGATAGAACTCATCGTCGAGAAGGGCGAAACGGCCATCGACGACCTTCCGCCGAATATGCGAAAGGACAAAACCGCCATGGCGGAAACCATAGAGAGCAACCTGCGCAAAGTCATCATCGAAGAGCGCCCCAGCAATCCGGCCTACTACGAAAAAATGAGCGTGCTGCTGGACGAACTCATACAGCTGAGAAAGGAAAAGGCCATAGCGTACGAGCAATACCTGAAGCGCGTAGTAGAACTGGCCGGGAAAACCAAAAAGCCGGGCGCCGGTTCCCCGGATTATCCGTCCGCCATCAATACCGGGGCCAGAAGAGCGCTTTACGACAACCTCTACAGGAATGAAAAGCTTACCGTGGCGCTGGACGAAGCGGTGCGCTATACCAAAAAGGACGCCTGGCGGAAAAATAAGTTCAGGAAGAAAGAAGTGCAGTTTAAAGTGGAGGAAGTCCTGAACGAACACGGCATCCATGCCCCGGAAGAAGTAGAAAGGATCTTCAATCTCATTGTCCAACGGAAAGAATACTGA
- a CDS encoding M48 family metallopeptidase → MAQITVSGIAVDIVRKDIKNMHLAVYPPDGRIRLAVPLRVTDEAARLFAISKLGWIKRHRRRFEEQEREPPREFRERESHYFLGRRYLLRIRKTEGAGRVELKGNTYLDLYVPEGASLEYKERTLNEWYRKQLKQMLPEMVARWEQKMDLKVNFWGVKRMKTKWGSCNIEQKRIWLNLELARKPASCLEYILVHEMAHLLERHHNGRFKALMDHYLPNWKHRREELNRLPVRHVDWGY, encoded by the coding sequence ATGGCTCAGATCACGGTCAGCGGCATCGCGGTAGACATCGTGCGCAAGGACATCAAAAACATGCACCTGGCAGTATACCCACCGGACGGGCGGATCCGCCTGGCCGTCCCCCTGCGCGTGACGGACGAGGCCGCCCGTCTGTTCGCCATCTCCAAGCTGGGCTGGATCAAACGCCACCGCCGGCGATTCGAAGAGCAGGAACGGGAGCCGCCCCGGGAATTCCGGGAGCGGGAGAGCCATTATTTTCTGGGCCGCCGATACCTGCTCCGCATCCGGAAAACGGAGGGCGCCGGCCGGGTGGAGCTGAAGGGGAATACCTATCTCGATTTGTACGTCCCCGAAGGCGCCTCCCTCGAATATAAAGAGCGCACTCTGAACGAATGGTACCGGAAGCAACTCAAGCAGATGCTGCCGGAAATGGTGGCCCGCTGGGAGCAAAAGATGGACCTGAAGGTCAATTTCTGGGGCGTCAAACGGATGAAGACAAAGTGGGGCTCCTGCAACATCGAGCAGAAACGGATCTGGCTCAACCTGGAGCTGGCCAGGAAGCCCGCCTCCTGCCTGGAATACATCCTGGTGCACGAGATGGCGCACCTGCTGGAACGGCATCACAACGGCCGCTTCAAAGCGTTAATGGATCATTATTTGCCCAACTGGAAGCATCGGCGGGAGGAGTTGAATAGGCTGCCGGTGCGGCATGTGGATTGGGGGTATTGA
- a CDS encoding tetratricopeptide repeat protein, with product MTAEEYFEQGKTLYEEGEYEGAEAAYKKAVELDERHVEAWVGLASAYWKIEKYEQAHKACQETISMDADHAFARYRLGTIHDDLKQYDQAIEAYQTAIQLDPKSAYSWKGLGNVYREQKQYGQAIEAYQTAIQLDPKLALPWNGLGNVYWDQKQYGQAIEAFQTAIQLDPKLALPWNGLGNVYREQKAYSKAIEAFQAAIQLDPKFILSWHGLGIVYDMLQEGSKAGRCFLRAEALGQEAFAHNYFVAFSKLETHPFFSYRIIQSYMPPEDYAQWSRYIRITLENATPLKAYITWQSLRAEWGGLPEEKWRLWLGLIHYFMGDPSVALQYLNQSQAGRSGLSLMAAYYQVQACYDFFEPDEPYLQPALKQAETYLGPKPSFWKRLLSNTPRLDTEGILQCYYAGQIFVFNQEPEKALICFERIEKEYLPAAYMALQMCHELQYQKRKEQKVKALIKREARQQQFTKGLAATELNLDDPQFWKPFFHVAQYFELTEAIATFRFAASRAKYRKPPYVQNPKAQKYFHQLWKIRSEDWRRINARILEELNYRAFDQLFEEELQPKVKTAPKLSEAMIEERLDQYENAGLRSAFEHLRAMAVKGKAEQGLGELIKAGQFEPEQYQLLNAYFYSNGQLEDYERILLDFYILLQAEMKDGQLSKVQLAGVKKSADAVITDSLSYAIGFGASLMVPGLPAVVTAVGGVLGGYAIKMGAGALTELFMGFIQEEEPAFESYADFKEQFEGYIGERRRVLGEEGFYERYPVDELYNSH from the coding sequence ATGACGGCTGAGGAATATTTTGAACAAGGCAAAACGCTCTACGAGGAGGGGGAGTATGAGGGGGCGGAGGCGGCGTATAAGAAAGCGGTTGAGTTGGATGAAAGGCATGTGGAGGCGTGGGTAGGGCTGGCTAGCGCTTACTGGAAAATTGAAAAGTATGAGCAGGCGCATAAGGCTTGCCAGGAAACCATTTCAATGGATGCGGATCATGCTTTTGCAAGATACAGACTGGGAACTATCCACGATGACTTAAAGCAGTACGACCAGGCCATTGAGGCTTACCAAACCGCGATACAACTTGACCCGAAATCTGCATACTCTTGGAAAGGGCTGGGCAATGTCTACAGGGAACAAAAGCAGTACGGCCAGGCCATCGAAGCCTACCAAACCGCCATCCAACTCGACCCGAAATTAGCACTCCCCTGGAACGGGCTGGGCAATGTTTATTGGGACCAAAAGCAGTATGGCCAGGCCATCGAGGCCTTCCAAACCGCCATCCAACTCGACCCGAAATTAGCACTCCCCTGGAACGGGCTGGGCAACGTCTATAGGGAGCAAAAGGCGTACAGCAAGGCCATCGAGGCCTTCCAAGCTGCCATCCAACTCGACCCGAAATTTATACTCTCCTGGCACGGGCTGGGCATTGTCTACGATATGTTGCAGGAGGGAAGTAAGGCAGGGCGATGCTTCCTGCGAGCGGAGGCACTAGGGCAGGAAGCATTTGCCCACAATTACTTTGTTGCATTCTCCAAACTGGAAACCCACCCCTTCTTCTCCTACCGCATCATACAGAGCTATATGCCGCCGGAGGATTATGCCCAATGGAGCAGATACATTCGCATCACTCTAGAAAACGCCACTCCCCTCAAAGCTTACATCACCTGGCAGAGCCTGCGGGCGGAGTGGGGTGGGCTGCCGGAGGAAAAATGGCGGCTCTGGCTGGGCTTGATCCACTACTTTATGGGCGACCCTTCCGTTGCCCTGCAGTATCTGAACCAGAGCCAGGCGGGGCGCTCCGGGCTGAGCCTGATGGCCGCCTACTATCAGGTTCAGGCCTGCTACGATTTTTTTGAGCCGGATGAACCGTATCTTCAACCGGCGCTGAAACAGGCGGAAACTTATCTTGGGCCCAAACCTTCTTTTTGGAAACGGCTGTTGAGCAATACCCCCCGGCTCGATACGGAAGGCATCCTGCAGTGCTACTACGCCGGGCAGATCTTCGTTTTCAACCAGGAACCGGAAAAAGCGCTCATCTGCTTTGAACGAATAGAGAAAGAATATCTCCCCGCAGCCTATATGGCGCTGCAAATGTGCCACGAACTACAATACCAAAAGCGAAAGGAACAGAAGGTGAAAGCTTTGATCAAGCGGGAGGCCCGGCAGCAGCAGTTTACCAAGGGGCTTGCCGCTACCGAGCTGAACCTGGACGATCCGCAGTTCTGGAAGCCTTTTTTCCACGTGGCACAGTACTTCGAGCTGACGGAAGCCATCGCTACTTTTCGTTTTGCGGCTTCGCGCGCCAAATACAGGAAACCCCCGTACGTTCAAAACCCCAAAGCGCAGAAGTATTTCCATCAACTCTGGAAGATCCGCTCCGAAGACTGGCGGCGCATCAACGCCCGCATCCTCGAAGAGCTCAACTACCGGGCCTTCGATCAACTTTTTGAGGAGGAACTACAGCCCAAAGTTAAAACCGCCCCAAAACTTTCCGAGGCAATGATCGAAGAGCGGCTGGATCAGTACGAAAATGCAGGACTACGCAGCGCCTTCGAGCATCTGCGCGCCATGGCGGTAAAGGGAAAAGCGGAGCAGGGGCTGGGCGAGCTCATCAAAGCCGGGCAGTTTGAGCCGGAGCAGTACCAGTTGCTCAATGCCTACTTTTACAGCAATGGCCAGTTGGAGGACTACGAGCGCATCCTACTCGACTTTTACATCCTCCTCCAGGCGGAAATGAAGGATGGTCAACTATCCAAAGTGCAACTCGCCGGCGTGAAGAAAAGCGCTGACGCCGTCATCACCGACAGCCTCTCTTACGCCATCGGCTTTGGCGCCAGCCTGATGGTGCCGGGGCTGCCGGCGGTTGTCACGGCAGTAGGCGGCGTGCTCGGCGGCTACGCCATCAAGATGGGAGCAGGGGCGCTGACGGAATTATTTATGGGCTTCATCCAGGAAGAGGAGCCCGCTTTTGAATCTTACGCTGATTTTAAGGAGCAATTTGAAGGGTATATCGGTGAGCGGCGGCGGGTGCTGGGGGAGGAGGGGTTTTATGAGCGGTATCCGGTGGATGAGTTGTATAATTCGCACTAA
- a CDS encoding helix-turn-helix transcriptional regulator, producing the protein MGKEEFDIPRKLNRILEELEQQERSILWLSKKTGISYQTVYDYAHNIRQPNLVKLRMIAIVLGVKSSDLVVG; encoded by the coding sequence TTGGGAAAGGAAGAATTTGATATACCACGGAAACTGAACCGAATACTTGAAGAGCTTGAGCAACAAGAACGGTCCATTTTATGGCTCTCCAAAAAAACGGGTATCTCCTATCAGACGGTCTATGATTATGCCCATAATATCCGGCAACCCAATCTGGTGAAATTGAGAATGATAGCAATCGTGCTTGGGGTTAAGTCCTCTGATTTGGTAGTAGGATGA
- a CDS encoding M48 family metallopeptidase, producing MFQEKAISQYKTSQKYSPTDHLLERHHNGRFKALMDHYLPNWKHRREALNRLPVRHVDWGY from the coding sequence CTGTTTCAGGAGAAGGCTATTTCCCAATACAAAACCTCCCAAAAATATTCCCCAACAGATCACCTGCTGGAACGGCACCACAACGGCCGCTTCAAAGCGTTAATGGATCATTATTTGCCCAACTGGAAGCACCGCCGGGAGGCGTTGAATAGGCTGCCGGTGCGGCATGTGGATTGGGGGTATTGA